From Mucilaginibacter gotjawali:
ACGGGCGCCTGCGTTGATCCTCTGGATCCATAAAGCCCTGAATTCTCTTTTCTTGGTCTTACGGTCACGATAAGCGTACTGTAAGCCTTTTTCTACTGTGTTTTTAGCAACGGTATACACCTTGCTGCGTGAACCCCAATAACCTTTGGCGAGGTTCATGATTTTTTTCCGGCGTCTTCTCGACGCGACTGCGTTAACTGAACGTGGCATGTTGTTGTTTTTTGGTAGTGAGTGACCGGTTTACCCGATGCTTAATGAACTCTAATACCTGGTTAATTAATTTGTTAATTACTTACCTATGCAAAGCATACGTTTCACATTACCCATATCTGCATCAGATACAAGGCTGGTGTGGGTAAGGTTGCGCTTACGTTTAGTCGACATCTTGGTTAAGATGTGGCTTTTGAAAGCGTTCTTCCTGGTGATTTTACCGGTTCCAGTAATGCTAAAGCGTTTTTTAGCGCTGGAATTGGTTTTCATTTTTGGCATGTCAGATATATATTTATTGTTAAGATGTGAGATTTGAGATGTGAGATTTGAGATAAGAAACAGGCTTCCTATGCCGTTACTCTTAAATTTTCAAATCCTGTATCTATCTCACACCAGTTTGTTACTTGTTTATCGTTCGAATCCGAGATGCTATATTTTCTGTCTCACATCTCATATCTCACATCTCAAATCTTCTTCAAATCTATTTCTTAGCCGCTTTTGGCGTAACGGTTAAAAACATCCGTTTTCCTTCCAGCTTTGGCAATTGCTCCACTTTACCTACTTCTTCAAGTGCCTGGGCAAAGCGTAACAATAAAATCTCACCCTGTTCCTTGTAAACAATGGCCCGGCCTTTAAAATGCACATATGCCCTCACCTTTTCGCCGGCTTCCAAAAATTTGATCGCGTGTTTCAGCTTAAATTCAAAGTCGTGGTCGTCAGTATTCGGCCCGAAGCGTATTTCTTTGATAACCGTTTGCTTGGCGTTGCTTTTTATTTCTTTCAGCTTTTTCTTCTGCTCGTAAATGAACTTGTTATAGTCCGTTACTTTACAAACCGGAGGTACCGCATTTGGCGAAATTTCAACAAGATCCAATTCCTGTTCTTCGGCAATGGCCAGCGCATCCCTCAACGAAAAAATGCCTTGCTCCACGTTGTCGCCTACAAGGCGGACTTCGGTGGCCCTTATAAATTGATTAATGTTGTGTTCGGCTTCCTTTTTCTTAAATGGTAGCCTGGGTCCTCTGTTGAAAGGTTTATTTAAAGCCAAGTTATACTGTTATTTCTTTAATTATCTGTTGTTTAAAATCTTCAATGCTCATGCTTCCCAAATCGCCCTGACCATGTTTACGAACTGAAACCAACCCTTCAGCTGTTTCTTTTTCGCCGACGATCAGCATATACGGGATTTTTTTCACTTCAGCGTCACGAATCTTACGCCCTATTTTTTCATCCCTGAAATCAATAAGCCCGCAAATATCGGAATCTTTTAATGATTCTGAAAGTTTTTTTGCATAATCTTCATATTTTTCCGAGATCGGCAAAATGATAAATTGCTCCGGCGATAACCATAACGGGAAATTACCTGCGCAATGTTCAATCAAAACCGCAATAAACCTTTCCAATGAGCCAAAAGGTGCACGGTGGATCATTACAGGGCGGTGTTTCTGGTTATCGCTGCCGGTATACTCCAGTTCAAAGCGTTCAGGCAGGTTATAATCCACCTGGATAGTGCCTAACTGCCATTTACGGCCAAGGGCGTCCTTCACCATAAAATCAAGCTTAGGGCCATAAAAAGCCGCTTCGCCTAATTCAACTACGGTTTTTAAGCCCTTTTCTTCAGCCGCTTCAATGATCGCTGCTTCGGCCAGCGCCCAGTTTTCGTCGCTGCCGATGTATTTAGCCTTGTTTTCCGGATCTCTTAATGATACCTGTGCGGTATAATTATCAAAACCTAAAGCGGTAAACACATACAATACCAGGTCAATTACTTTTTTAAATTCATCCTTTACCTGGTCGGGGCGGCAAAATAAATGCGCATCGTCCTGTGTAAAGCCGCGCACACGGGTTAAACCGTGCAACTCGCCGCTTTGTTCGTAACGGTAAACAGTACCAAACTCCGCGTAACGAACCGGAAGATCCTTATAGCTGCGCGGTTTGGTTTTATACATTTCGCAATGGTGCGGGCAGTTCATCGGTTTTAAAAAGAACTCCTCGCCTTCCTGCGGTGTTTTTATAGGTTGAAATGAATCAGCGCCATATTTTTCGTAATGACCCGATGTTACGTATAAATTTTTATGCCCGATATGCGGCGAAACCACCTGCTCGTACCCTGCCTTTACCTGTGCTTTGGTCATAAAGTCAACCAGGCGCTGGCGCAATGCCGCGCCCTTAGGTAACCATAAAGGTAAACCCATGCCCACTTTTTCAGAGAAGGCAAATAATTCCATTTCCTTGCCCAGTTTACGGTGGTCGCGTTTTTTGGCTTCCTCCAGCATGTGCAGGTATTCAGTCAGTTCGCTTTGTTTCGGGAAAGTAACCCCGTAGATGCGGGTAAGCTGTTTGCGGCTTTCATCACCGCGCCAGTAGGCCCCCGCAACGCTCATCAGCTTTACGGATTTGATAAAACCGGTGTTGGGGATATGCGGCCCGCGGCACAGGTCGGTAAAATTGCCCTGGGTATAAAAAGTGATGGAGCCATCAGGCAGGTCCTTGATCAGGTCCAGCTTGTACTCATCGCCTTTTTCGGTAAAATAGTCTATTGCATCGGCCTTGCTCACCGGTTTGCGGATAAATTCCTCCTTGGTTTTGGCAAGTTCAATGATCTTGTCTTCAATCTGTTTGAATTCATCTGAAGAAAACTCGCGGTCACCAAAGTCGACATCATAATAAAAGCCGGTTTCAATGGCCGGGCCGATACCAAACTTGGTGCCGGGGTATAAAGCTTCCAATGCTTCGGCCATTAAGTGGGCCGATGAATGCCAGAAGGTAGCTTTACCCTGCAGGTCGTTCCAGGTTAATAATTTTACGTGTGCATCTTTTTCGATTGGGCGGCTGGCATCCCAAACCTGTCCGTCAACTTCGGCAGCCAGTACGTTTCGTGCCAAACCTTCGGAGATCGACATTGCGATCTGCATGGAACTGATTCCCTTATCGTACTCACGAACGGAACCATCAGGAAGTGTAATATTAATCATCTACAACTATGATTTTTGACCGTTACCGGTCGGTTATAAAATAAATTTTTTAGAAAATCACGTACGGGGTGATTTATTTTTTATGGGGCAAATATAGGGAAATTGTGACACAAACGACATGGATGACACAAATATGTGCCGGATTTGTCTCGATTATGGGACAAAAAAATGCCATTTTATTCAACAACTCAAAACTTTCGACTTCAGACTTAGAACTTGATTAGGGCGTTGCCTGCGGCCCGCGCTGTACACTCATACCCTGCAGGTCTTAGGCGCAATGGCTGGTATCCGTTTCCATCGCTAACGCGGAGTAAGGTTTATTGCCAAGATTAAATAAGAGCGATAATCACGCTTTTTTAAACCAAATTAAAGGGAAATTCTTATCTTTTATTTTTAAGTCTTTCCTGATTGATTTAACAATATCGGTCAGATAACGATCATGTAAATCGTTAGATTTCCCGACAGCTTCGCTTTCGTATAATAATATTTTTTGACTACTTCTTCGCTTGCTATTATAAAGAGTTTGTCTCTTGCAAATACATATTTTGCAGTGGACTCTTTGTTTTTATTTTCAGACATGAGCCCATGAAGCGCTTCAATATAAGAAACATAATGGTCTTCTTTTAATTTCCTGGTTTGTAAAACGATATTATTCCGGCTCGCATAAAAAGCCGCGACAAGCGATACTGCTATGGCGGAAATCGCCCCTATTACTGATATTAACAAGTTTGTAGACATTACGTCAAACTTACATAAAAGATGACGTATTGATGCACCGCTAACCCGAAAACTGATGTGAATAAGTCGCGTTATTGGCCCTTGCGCTGCATGCTCACGACTGGCCTGGGAGCGATGATTCCGTCCTCGCAGGGTCTCTCGCAGAGGACCCTGCGTTGTATCTCCGGACGAAGAAATTGCTTATTTTTAACGCATCACTATCCGCACACAGCACGAAATAAATGAGGAAACATGGTTTGTTACTTTTACATGCCATAACTGGATGCCACTATTTGAACTAACAAACTGCGGAGATGGAATGATTACAGCAATTATTAGTTCGGATGATTACGGATCGATGGGAATCCATCGCAGGGTCCTCTGCGAGAGACCCTGCGGAGACGGAAAAATCCCAGCAACGTTATATTGGGAAATTTCGATTTTTAATTATATTTAAACAGTTTAATCACGTCAATAACCATATCGCAAATAAATGATATTTGTAAGCACGCGCAGTAAGCTTCTCAAATCCGAAGTAATTTATGATCAATGTCCTAATTGTCGAAAATATAATTGCGTGAGGATTTTGATTTATCAATTATATGGTTGCATTTTTTGGATCCCTTTTATCCCGAGCAATAAAATAGGCCTTTCGGAATGCAGTAATTGTGGTCAGTCCCTAAAATTACATCAAATGCCAGAGTCGTTCAGGCAGAACTATGATAATTTAAAAAGACACACGCACGCGCCTATTTGGAATTTTACCGGCCTTTTTATTGCCGCAATTTTAGCTTTCGTATTTGTTATTGCGTTTGCGCAAAACGAAAAAAAAATGACAGGATTCATATTAGCCCCGCAAAAAAATGACGTTTACGAGCTGAACTTAAAAGACGATGTATACACCTTGTATAAAATAAAAAAAATAGTAAGTGACACGATTTATTTTTGGCCCAGTAAATTTCAAACAGATCAGGCAAGCGGGCTAAGCGATATTGCCGATAAAGGCGACAAAGGATTTGATGAGTCGATAACTGTTGGTTTCCCAAAGGTAAAACTCCTTGAAATGCACAAAACAGGAGCTATTATAGCAGTTGACAGGAAATAAATAGACTGTTATTGTACACCGTGCGGAAAAATGGAACACTAAAGACGCAAGCCCGCCGTCCCGGGTTTAAAAATTGGTGCTGCCATATGCACCTAACCTGCAACATACTGCAGCTAATTCTCAACAAAATTGAACCAGCCCGGCAAAATAACAAACGGCGAAAAGCAGGATGTATGCATCCTGTCAAAAGGTAATTTTAAAGGCGTTGCTGTTTATAACAATATGCCATTATCCTGTATTATGTTGGGTTTGTAAAAATAAGGCGCCCGGGCAATCCTGTTTTATCAAATTTTCATCAAAAAAGCATTTAAATTATAATTTTATTACCATAATGGTATTTTGTTGTGATATTATTCAACTATATAGCCATATAATTGAAAATTAATAAAAAAAAGTGTTTAATATCACATCCGCTGTTGACCTGCGTCACGGCATTTGATTTCAGAAGCCTCAATTTTACATCGAAAAAATCAACCAACCCCCCATAGTTGATTCGATCAGCACAAACAACCGCCGCGCCATGCGGCATAAAAAATCAAACACAATGAAATCAACAAACGCAGAAAAATTAGTTCAGCAAATTGAAAGGATTCGCGAAGCTCAAAGGCAATACGCGTTATTTACACAGGAGCAGGTAGACGACATTTTCAGGAAGGCCGCTATCGCAGCAAATAACGCGCGGATACAACTGGCCAAACTCGCTGTCGAGGAAACAGGAATGGGCCAGGTTGAAGATAAAGTAATCAAAAATCATTTTGCATCGGAGAATATTTACAATCAATATAAAAATGAAAAAACTTGCGGCGTAATTGAGGTGGACGAAGCTTTTGGTATTGTAAAAATTGCCGAACCTATCGGTGTAATTGCAGCTATTGTACCTACTACCAATCCAACTTCAACCGCTATATTTAAGGCGCTGATCGCCTTAAAAACCCGTAACGGCATCATTTTTTCACCTCACCCCAGGGCTAAAAAATCAACCATCGCGGCAGCAAAAATTATTTTGGACGCTGCCGTACAAGCGGGCGCTCCGGCAAATATCATCGGCTGGATAGACGAGCCCACTGTGGAGCTTTCACAGATTGTAATGGCGGAAGCCGACCTGATCCTGGCCACAGGTGGTCCGGGTATGGTTAAAGCGGCTTACTCTTCAGGCAAACCGGCCATCGGCGTAGGCGCAGGCAATACCCCTGCCATTATTGATGAAACCGCGCACATCAAAATGGCTGTAAACTCCATATTGCTTTCTAAAACATTTGACAATGGCATGATCTGCGCTTCTGAACAGAGCGTAATTGTAATTGACAAAGTTTACGATGAAGTTAAACAGGAATTTTTAGACCGCGGCGCTTACATCTTAAACAAAGAAGAAACCAGCAAAGTGGGCGCAGTACTATTGATCAACGGCATCCTTAATTCCAATATCGTCGGACAGTCTGCATTTAAAATTGCGGCGCTTGCCGGGGTTACCGTTCCCGAAGAAACAAAAATATTGATCGGCGAAGTGGAATCAACCGAATTGGAAGAACCATTCTCTCATGAAAAACTGTCACCGGTATTGGCTATGTACAAGGCCCACACCTTTGAGTCAGCCCTGCACAAAGCGGTGCGTTTGGTAAAACTTGGCGGCTTCGGGCATACCTCCGTATTGTATACCGATGCTGTTAAGAGCCAGGAGCGCATCCAAAAATTCAGTGCCGCTATGAAAACCGGCCGTACCATCATCAATATGCCTTCATCACAAGGCGCTATCGGCGATATCTTCAACTTTAAATTATCACCTTCATTAACCCTGGGCTGCGGTAGCTGGGGCGGAAATTCAGTATCAGAAAACGTGGGCGTAAAACACTTATTAAATATTAAAACCGTAGCCAAAAGGCGCGAAAACATGTTATGGTTCAGGGTACCTGAAAAAATATACTTTAAATACGGATGCCTTCCGTTGGCTTTGCGGGAGTTAAAAGAACTTGGTAAAAAACGGGTATTTATTGTAACTGATAAAGTACTGGCAGCCATGGGCTTTACCGAACGTATCACCCACGTGCTGGATGAACTGGGGCTTGAACATACTGTATTCTCAGATGTGGACCCCGATCCTACCCTGCGCACCGCTAAAAAAGGCGCAGCTGAAATGATCGCTTTTCAACCGGACGCCATTATCGCCCTGGGCGGCGGTTCACCCATGGATGCAGCCAAGATCATGTGGGTTTTATACGAACATCCGCAGGAAAAATTTGAGGACCTTGCTATGCGCTTTATGGACATCCGCAAAAGGGTGTGCGCTTTCCCGGTTATGGGTCAAAAAGCCATGTTTGTAGCGGTGCCAACCTCTGCAGGCACAGGTTCAGAAGTTACACCGTTTGCGGTAATAACCGACGAGGAAACACAGATCAAATACCCGCTGGCCGATTATGAACTAACACCGGATATGGCCATTGTTGACGCAGAACTGATGATGAATATGCCGAAAGGCTTAACCTGCGCGTCAGGCATCGATGCTTTGACCCACTGCCTTGAGGCTTATGTATCAGTACTGGCATCTGAGTTTACCAATGGTTTGGCGCTTGAAGGCATCAGGCTGATATTTAAATACCTGCCTGATGCTTATAACGAAGGCACTACCAATATAAAAGCCCGCGAGAAAATGGCGCATGCTTCTGCTATGGCCGGTATGGCCTTTGCCAACGCGTTTTTGGGTGTTTGCCACTCCTGCGCGCACAAACTGGGGGCTATGCACCATGTACCGCACGGCATTGCCAATGCGATGCTGATTAACGAGGTGATCCGTTTTAACGCAGTTGATAACCCGCGCAAGCAGGCGTCATTCCCTCAATATAAATACCCTAACGCCAAGTGGAGATATGCAAGGATTGCAGATTATCTTAACCTGGGCGGGAATGATGAAAACGAGAAAGTAGAGTTACTGATGAAAGCCATTGACGGCCTGAAAGAGAAGATAGGCATCCCTACATCCATTAAAAACTTTGGTGTAAGCGAAACCGCCTTTTATTCAAGTTTGGACAGTATGTCTGAACAGGCATTTGACGACCAGTGCACAGGCGCCAACCCGCGGTACCCGTCAATTGCAGAGCTTAAACAGATCTACATCAAGGCTTATGAGGGCGAACAACCGGCAGTAGTTGTTGCCGAAGCGGAAAACCTTGAAGTTGTTATTTAAATCCTGAATTACTGTTGAGTTGATTAGTTGGGTGGCGTTAGCTTTAACGCCGCCCTTTTTTATGGAACACCGGGACCTGGCTTGAAAGTCTCAGGTCAGCAATAAACAGCGGCAATATTACTCCCTACCCGGCAATCTCATCAGGTTAACGTATTACCTATAAGAAAACCCCTTGCCCCATCGGGCATTGTCATTAGGTTAAGGGAAAATAAGAGGATTTAATATGGCATGATGTACCGGCAGGCAGGTTTTGAATGTCGAATTCCGAAGTGTCTTACTTCATTACCAGCCTGCCGGCAGGTTCAATGTTCGGCATTGGTTCGATATTAAAATCCTTAAATAAACGGCATTACCTTACCCGGTTACTTTGCGGTTCCTTTTAAAGCGGAGGTCTTTGGCGGAATCCTTCCGGGTAATTAGCATGGGCAGGCCCACGCCTGTGGCCAGTCCCATCAGGATAAACATTACTTTTAAGCCGTTATTGGTAGTTTCGGACATGATACGGGTATACGCGGTATTGTCAATCTTGCCGGCCAGGCTGATGAGGCCGATCATCATGCGATAGGCAAAAATACCCGGCACCATCGGGATCACTGCCGGAATGGCAAATATCGGCGGCGGGGCGTGTTTTTCATGTGCGAAAAATATGCTTATAAAGCCGATGAGCGTTGCGCCTGCAAATGAGGCTCCAATCACGTTGATCTCATAATGGAGCATGATGGCTTTGGTAAGTCCACCGAAGGCGCCCATTATAAATATGGGTGCCAGCGTGCGGGTAGGCACGTTAAACAGCACAGCGAAACCCATAGCGGCCAGTCCAAACCAGATTCCTTTTTCAAATATCAGTAACCACTCCATATTAAATATGTAAAATAGCCATCGAGGTTAGTAAACCCAATGCTATGGTGAAAGAAATGATAAAACCATTGATGCCCCTGATCAACCCGTTGTTGAGGTTGCCGTCGATCAGGTCAGAAAATGCATTGATCAAAGGCACGCCCGGAATCAGGAACAGTACCGAAGTGGCAAAGGCAGGTTCGTGTATTTTGGCAACGTCCAGCTTTATGAATCCGGCGGCGATCATTGAGGCCGTAAAAGCGGCAAAATAAATGCACAGGTAAGGGTTAAAGTTGAGTTTTGTAGTTTCCTGCCTGATAAAAAGGCCTATGGTTGACGCGATAAACACCACCCCCATTTCTAAAGGGCCGCCACCGGCCAGCCTGCAAAAGGCCGCACCGGCCAGCCCGGTAAGCACCAGCGTAACCAGGCGCGGATAGTGTGCCAGTTGTTTTACCCTGGCCAGTTCCTCTTTGATCTTGCCGATCCCCCAGTCTTCATTTACCACAAACCAGCTTAAACGGCTGATGCCCGAGATCATGGTAAAATTGACGTGGTGCGGGGGAGTGCGTTTTAAGCCGTTGAAGACACAATCATTGTCGCCATCGTACATATTAAGCAAAATGGTGCGCTGGCTGATGAGGATATAGGTATTGAAGGAAAAATTAGCCGAGATCCGTTCAACCGTCGTCCTAACCCGGCCGGTGCTGGCGCCCGATACCAATAGGTACATGGCAATCTCCAGCAGCGTGTCGCCAATATCCTTAATTTCCTGTTTTTCCAGATTTTCCGCCATAAATTCCGTTTGGCGGCAAAGGTAAAACACTGCAAGGCATAAAAAATGATATGCGACAAAATAATAAAAATATTGGTTGGGATATTTAGTTTGCCGGTCGGTGTAGTTAGAGACTGCACCGCCTGTTTTATTCGTACACAAAGGCTGCTAAAGCGGGGATTTTGTAGCGTGTGCAACACGTGCCCCCCTGCAACAAAGCGCTACAAAACTGTATATCAATATTTTAACTGCTGGCAAAATTTTGTCTAATTTTATTGATTTGTTAAATTGTTAAAAAACTGATAGTGAGCGTATTTCACAACGTCCAAGGTGTTAACCGTGGAAAAATGGAACGCTAAAATACTGAAAGCATGGCGTCCGGGGCTTAAAAAAACGATCTTCCGTTAAAATATCATTATCTTACGGTGATGAAATACCAATATACTTTCCGCCTCAAACCCCTGCTGTTGTTATTGATTTTTATTTGCCCGTTTTTGGCTGAAGGGCAAAACCTGCCTGTCCGGCTAAAATTTGAAGACGGACAGGTCAAAGGATATTTTAACAGCAAGGGTGGCGAAAGGCAATTTACCCTGGATGCCTTTTTGGCTTCAACAGATGGGGGCATTAAAACGCAATTGTTGTCGCAGGATAGTACGGGCATTATTACCAAAAAATACATCAGGTATTTTGATCATGCCTGCGAGATCACCAGTGTAGTAAAGAAAACGGCCTACGGGCTGCAATGGGATATTTACATTAAGGGGGACGGCAGCGACTGGACGGCGCCTGTGGAAACCAGCCTGCAATGGGCCGATGCCGGCGCCCTCCGGTTTTGGACCTCCTGGGCCGATAACCAACAACAGCCTGCTTCGGATAAATGGCAGGATCCGTTTTTGCCTGCCCCTTTCAACAACCTGGCCCTGGTGTACGGCGGCGAAAACCACCTTTCGCGGGAAGCCTTTGTAACCCCTATCGCCAGCAGTTTTTTAAAGAGCGACAACCTGGGGCTGAGTTTTATACAATCATTAAAGGACACGATCCTTGACCTTGAATTACATACGACGGCCGATGGGAAGATCGCCTACCGGCACCTTAACCACCGGATAGGCAACGGGCATACCGTCCATATTTGCCACCAGCTGGTGCTGCATGAAGCGGACTGGCGGGCGGGCATGGCCTGGATGATAGCCAGCTACCCGGCTTATTTTTTGCCGGGCGAGCCACTAGTGAACAAAATAGCCGGCTGCGGCGCCTATTCCTCGTATGAAGGCGAACTGGACACCGCCAAATACCGCGAAATGGGCTTTAGCCTGAACTGGAAAGCCTCGCTCGATTTTCCATACATGGGCCTTTTTATCCCCCCGGTAAAAAGTGATGATGAACTTTGGACAAAATACAGGCAACGGGGCGAAAAGGTGGGTGACGGCCTGGCCTCCATTAACCGGCTGAGCGCCTACTCAACCCATTTGGCGCAAATGGGCTTCAACACCATCAGCTATTTTAACGTAGCCGAATTTGGCAACGGGATGGTATACCCTTATAAAGGCAACCAGGTACGGGATAGTGATTTGTGGAAAAACCCGAACGACTTTGTTTATAATAAGCTGAAGCAGGCGTTGCTAAAGCCGGCGGGGGTTTTACCCGACTGGGACGAGCGGCCGCTTTTCTCCAACTGGGAGGATTGCGTGGTGCTTGACCCGGGCGACACTGCCTACCGGGCTTTTTTGCTGGAACAGGCACGGCTGCATATTGCTAAGATCCCCTCCTCCTCAGGCATTTGTATTGATCGTATGGACTGGCAGCGTTTTTACAACAGCAATGCTGACGACGGGATCAGTATGGTGCAGCAGCAAAAAACGCGGGCAATGGTAACCTCATGGAAGGAAATAATGGGGCAACTGGGTCCCGTGATGCACGCGGCGCATAAAGTTATATTTTGCAACCCGCTTGACAGGCGGATTGACCTGATGGAACAGGTTGACGGTATTTATGATGAGTTTGGTTACCTGCCATCAAGCCTTAACCTTTGCGCGCAGATGGCGCTGCTAAAACCTATCATCGCCTGGACGGCATCAAAAGAAAACCTGGCGCCAGATCCCGACGCCTATTTTCAACGCCACCTGTACCTGGGCGCATTCTTAACGGTTCCCTACCCCGGCAACGACCATTGCATTACGCCCGACGCCGCTGCAGAGCGGTATTATACAGATTATGGCAGGCTGTTGCAAGCCATAAAAGGCCGCGAATGGGTGATGTACGCCCATGTGGTGGATGTAGAAAACGGAACAGCAAAGGCCAATATATTTAAGGCTAAGGGTAAAATTATTGTACCGGTAGTGTTAGGCGGCAGCAGCGCACAGGCTTCGGTGATCGTCAGGTTACCATTTGCTGCGCTGGGAAAACAAAACCTTGTGATAAAAGTGCTGTATCCCGGCGAAAAGGATTGGCATACCATCAAAACTATAAAATTTGCGAAGGAGATCAGGCTGGCTGTCCCCTTAAAAAGAGGCTGCGCACTGGTTAGCATAGGCTAACAAACCAGTTGTAACCGGCCATCTTTTTTTCGCCTCCTGTAACATCGTTTGATAGCTTAACTTGCATAGCGTGCAGGCAACGCATCAAACTAAAGAAAATTATATAAAATAATAAATTATAATACACTGGTTTAAAGCACTATAAAAAATATATAAAACTTATGTTACAACTATATGTAGTGTATGCAAACAAACAAGATGAAAAAAATAATTTTTACAGCAGTTTTAGCAATTAGTTGCCTGTCAATCAAATTTGCC
This genomic window contains:
- the infC gene encoding translation initiation factor IF-3 produces the protein MALNKPFNRGPRLPFKKKEAEHNINQFIRATEVRLVGDNVEQGIFSLRDALAIAEEQELDLVEISPNAVPPVCKVTDYNKFIYEQKKKLKEIKSNAKQTVIKEIRFGPNTDDHDFEFKLKHAIKFLEAGEKVRAYVHFKGRAIVYKEQGEILLLRFAQALEEVGKVEQLPKLEGKRMFLTVTPKAAKK
- the rpmI gene encoding 50S ribosomal protein L35, giving the protein MPKMKTNSSAKKRFSITGTGKITRKNAFKSHILTKMSTKRKRNLTHTSLVSDADMGNVKRMLCIGK
- the adhE gene encoding bifunctional acetaldehyde-CoA/alcohol dehydrogenase; the protein is MRHKKSNTMKSTNAEKLVQQIERIREAQRQYALFTQEQVDDIFRKAAIAANNARIQLAKLAVEETGMGQVEDKVIKNHFASENIYNQYKNEKTCGVIEVDEAFGIVKIAEPIGVIAAIVPTTNPTSTAIFKALIALKTRNGIIFSPHPRAKKSTIAAAKIILDAAVQAGAPANIIGWIDEPTVELSQIVMAEADLILATGGPGMVKAAYSSGKPAIGVGAGNTPAIIDETAHIKMAVNSILLSKTFDNGMICASEQSVIVIDKVYDEVKQEFLDRGAYILNKEETSKVGAVLLINGILNSNIVGQSAFKIAALAGVTVPEETKILIGEVESTELEEPFSHEKLSPVLAMYKAHTFESALHKAVRLVKLGGFGHTSVLYTDAVKSQERIQKFSAAMKTGRTIINMPSSQGAIGDIFNFKLSPSLTLGCGSWGGNSVSENVGVKHLLNIKTVAKRRENMLWFRVPEKIYFKYGCLPLALRELKELGKKRVFIVTDKVLAAMGFTERITHVLDELGLEHTVFSDVDPDPTLRTAKKGAAEMIAFQPDAIIALGGGSPMDAAKIMWVLYEHPQEKFEDLAMRFMDIRKRVCAFPVMGQKAMFVAVPTSAGTGSEVTPFAVITDEETQIKYPLADYELTPDMAIVDAELMMNMPKGLTCASGIDALTHCLEAYVSVLASEFTNGLALEGIRLIFKYLPDAYNEGTTNIKAREKMAHASAMAGMAFANAFLGVCHSCAHKLGAMHHVPHGIANAMLINEVIRFNAVDNPRKQASFPQYKYPNAKWRYARIADYLNLGGNDENEKVELLMKAIDGLKEKIGIPTSIKNFGVSETAFYSSLDSMSEQAFDDQCTGANPRYPSIAELKQIYIKAYEGEQPAVVVAEAENLEVVI
- the thrS gene encoding threonine--tRNA ligase — protein: MINITLPDGSVREYDKGISSMQIAMSISEGLARNVLAAEVDGQVWDASRPIEKDAHVKLLTWNDLQGKATFWHSSAHLMAEALEALYPGTKFGIGPAIETGFYYDVDFGDREFSSDEFKQIEDKIIELAKTKEEFIRKPVSKADAIDYFTEKGDEYKLDLIKDLPDGSITFYTQGNFTDLCRGPHIPNTGFIKSVKLMSVAGAYWRGDESRKQLTRIYGVTFPKQSELTEYLHMLEEAKKRDHRKLGKEMELFAFSEKVGMGLPLWLPKGAALRQRLVDFMTKAQVKAGYEQVVSPHIGHKNLYVTSGHYEKYGADSFQPIKTPQEGEEFFLKPMNCPHHCEMYKTKPRSYKDLPVRYAEFGTVYRYEQSGELHGLTRVRGFTQDDAHLFCRPDQVKDEFKKVIDLVLYVFTALGFDNYTAQVSLRDPENKAKYIGSDENWALAEAAIIEAAEEKGLKTVVELGEAAFYGPKLDFMVKDALGRKWQLGTIQVDYNLPERFELEYTGSDNQKHRPVMIHRAPFGSLERFIAVLIEHCAGNFPLWLSPEQFIILPISEKYEDYAKKLSESLKDSDICGLIDFRDEKIGRKIRDAEVKKIPYMLIVGEKETAEGLVSVRKHGQGDLGSMSIEDFKQQIIKEITV
- a CDS encoding threonine/serine exporter family protein — encoded protein: MEWLLIFEKGIWFGLAAMGFAVLFNVPTRTLAPIFIMGAFGGLTKAIMLHYEINVIGASFAGATLIGFISIFFAHEKHAPPPIFAIPAVIPMVPGIFAYRMMIGLISLAGKIDNTAYTRIMSETTNNGLKVMFILMGLATGVGLPMLITRKDSAKDLRFKRNRKVTG
- a CDS encoding threonine/serine exporter family protein, giving the protein MAENLEKQEIKDIGDTLLEIAMYLLVSGASTGRVRTTVERISANFSFNTYILISQRTILLNMYDGDNDCVFNGLKRTPPHHVNFTMISGISRLSWFVVNEDWGIGKIKEELARVKQLAHYPRLVTLVLTGLAGAAFCRLAGGGPLEMGVVFIASTIGLFIRQETTKLNFNPYLCIYFAAFTASMIAAGFIKLDVAKIHEPAFATSVLFLIPGVPLINAFSDLIDGNLNNGLIRGINGFIISFTIALGLLTSMAILHI
- the rplT gene encoding 50S ribosomal protein L20 yields the protein MPRSVNAVASRRRRKKIMNLAKGYWGSRSKVYTVAKNTVEKGLQYAYRDRKTKKREFRALWIQRINAGARQHGISYSQLMGKLIAKEIGLNRKVLADLAMNHPDAFKAVVDAVK